Proteins from one Leptospira bourretii genomic window:
- a CDS encoding DUF1566 domain-containing protein, giving the protein MTHFCLRILCFFTLVSMSFSCQETHFNNLCDPKSKDYLESLVIRFINFDETSHCGVVLEVLPPSYLICPALIPKPNETFFTENFETDGNRLSFSANPALPIGISFSPFSNSIQGIYSGWKANRQTFTITATNPKGSASCTYNPAWMGKLPFKTKQTNCYDGNVPTPFIDPSCAIIPGQDGQTQKGIPQVFIGPSLVAGEEITTDQTTGLVWTSCQRGKTGIGCTSVGGTDFTFATAQADCAGLNAGSGFANRTDWRVPEMEEYISTFDYSLANPSINQTYFPQSDSWNYKTNTSYAPGVGAYYPTFIDSGIGGGGYGDPHRLRCVSNGTQPKNKRLQNNNDGTILDLDTSLVWQRCSAGQTNLTTCSGGTDLVIDWFGAISYCQGLNLAGRTWRLPNVSELRSLLDYYLTYGYPGFDPIYFPNTATAVAPAVANYWTSTTSILNTENAFVVNFQFSGGGGDVKTNNADNHIRCVSDF; this is encoded by the coding sequence ATGACACATTTTTGCCTGAGAATCCTATGTTTTTTTACTCTTGTTTCTATGTCATTTTCATGCCAAGAGACACACTTTAACAACCTCTGCGATCCTAAGTCAAAAGATTATCTGGAAAGTTTAGTCATACGATTCATCAATTTTGATGAAACTTCTCATTGCGGAGTGGTTTTAGAAGTCCTTCCTCCCAGCTATTTGATTTGTCCCGCACTCATCCCCAAACCCAACGAAACTTTCTTTACCGAAAATTTTGAAACTGATGGAAACCGTCTGAGTTTTTCGGCAAACCCCGCTTTGCCCATTGGAATTTCTTTTTCTCCATTTTCAAATTCGATCCAAGGTATCTACTCAGGATGGAAAGCAAACAGACAAACCTTTACCATCACAGCCACAAATCCCAAAGGGAGTGCCAGTTGTACATACAACCCAGCTTGGATGGGAAAACTCCCATTTAAGACAAAACAAACCAATTGTTATGATGGGAATGTACCTACCCCCTTCATCGATCCTAGTTGTGCCATCATTCCCGGTCAAGATGGACAAACACAAAAAGGAATACCGCAAGTGTTTATCGGCCCATCCCTCGTTGCGGGAGAAGAAATTACGACTGACCAAACCACCGGCCTTGTTTGGACAAGTTGCCAAAGGGGGAAAACAGGGATCGGATGTACTTCTGTTGGTGGGACCGATTTTACCTTTGCAACCGCCCAAGCGGACTGTGCAGGACTCAATGCTGGATCAGGGTTTGCCAATCGAACAGACTGGAGAGTTCCTGAAATGGAGGAATACATTAGTACATTTGATTATTCGCTTGCGAATCCCTCCATCAACCAAACTTATTTTCCTCAATCTGATAGTTGGAATTATAAAACAAATACCAGTTACGCTCCTGGGGTAGGCGCTTATTACCCCACTTTCATTGACTCTGGGATTGGCGGAGGGGGTTATGGTGATCCGCATCGTTTGCGTTGTGTATCCAATGGAACCCAACCAAAAAACAAACGACTACAAAACAATAACGATGGAACCATTCTTGATCTTGATACCTCTCTTGTTTGGCAAAGGTGTAGTGCCGGCCAAACAAATCTCACCACTTGCTCGGGAGGAACAGACCTCGTCATCGATTGGTTTGGTGCCATTAGTTATTGCCAAGGATTGAACTTAGCGGGAAGAACTTGGCGACTTCCGAATGTCAGTGAACTAAGAAGTTTACTCGATTATTACCTTACGTATGGATACCCAGGATTTGACCCAATCTACTTTCCAAACACTGCTACCGCAGTTGCCCCTGCTGTAGCAAACTACTGGACTTCGACAACAAGTATATTAAACACCGAAAATGCATTTGTCGTAAATTTTCAATTTTCTGGTGGTGGGGGTGACGTAAAAACAAACAATGCCGACAATCATATTCGTTGTGTTTCTGATTTTTAA
- a CDS encoding PAS domain-containing sensor histidine kinase: MEPINVTDPTSFVLFADSLPMGVFLFESPTNQFSLDSKLVYANPIAKAFFESEIGKKKSLFLREIFFPFGNEEFLTQTFSSLQKEKSSPIYLDAENPKHETKNTRKVYSLRAQSLSPQLFYILLEDATKQIFAGLSFHEKESQLSHVLKTMINGVVVVNLQGQIIYANDSAAKILSLEINQIENKYFSSKEWKQIREDGSPFPSEELPLSIALSQQKTVYHCEHGIIAEGETIKWLNINATPIYDAEGKLEGATASFLDITELKNTQNTIGLKNRKLKAILDAIERSAIVSIANTKGIIQRANQKFVQISGYSEKELLGSDHKKLNSKFHPKEFWEKMWKDILSGRPWEGIIRNQSKQGNFFWLQTYIHPLYDSNDKIESFLSIRFDITEEVEALENTNRMLHFTGIQNSRLQNFAYIVSHNIRQHSSNFSSLIELLEENPNEEERKNIVNMLHASSEKLNETITHLNDIISINQMLNKPMEVCVIEEEVQKTLNILKGSIESRNIQIFLEIEENLKLKIIPAYLESIVLNLISNAIKYVRLKDGAFIRISARKAEGQVLLRVEDNGLGINLEKHGNKIFGMFKTFHKNEDARGIGLFITKSQVEVLGGTITVESTEGEGSTFTVFIPENPNQTIHF; the protein is encoded by the coding sequence ATGGAACCAATCAACGTAACTGATCCTACTTCTTTTGTTCTCTTTGCAGATAGTTTACCTATGGGGGTTTTTCTCTTCGAATCTCCCACAAACCAATTTTCTTTGGATAGCAAATTGGTTTATGCGAATCCAATTGCGAAGGCATTTTTCGAATCGGAAATAGGTAAAAAAAAATCCCTTTTTTTAAGAGAGATATTTTTTCCTTTCGGAAACGAAGAGTTTTTGACTCAAACTTTCTCATCGTTACAAAAAGAAAAGTCCTCACCTATTTATTTGGATGCAGAGAATCCGAAACACGAGACCAAAAATACTCGGAAGGTTTATTCACTCCGTGCACAATCTCTCTCCCCCCAATTATTTTATATTCTATTAGAAGATGCCACAAAACAAATCTTTGCTGGTCTTTCCTTCCATGAAAAAGAATCTCAACTGAGTCATGTGTTAAAAACTATGATCAACGGCGTGGTCGTTGTCAACCTACAAGGACAAATCATTTATGCAAATGATAGTGCTGCCAAAATTCTTTCTTTAGAAATTAACCAAATAGAAAACAAATACTTTTCTTCAAAAGAATGGAAACAAATCAGGGAAGATGGTTCACCCTTCCCCTCAGAGGAACTCCCTCTATCCATCGCCTTAAGCCAACAAAAAACTGTTTACCACTGCGAACATGGGATCATTGCGGAAGGGGAAACAATCAAATGGTTAAACATCAATGCAACACCAATCTATGATGCAGAAGGAAAACTAGAAGGTGCAACTGCCAGTTTTCTTGATATTACTGAATTAAAAAACACGCAAAATACAATCGGATTAAAAAACAGGAAACTAAAAGCAATCCTTGATGCCATTGAACGATCAGCTATTGTCAGCATTGCCAACACAAAAGGAATCATCCAAAGGGCAAATCAAAAGTTTGTCCAAATCTCTGGGTATTCCGAAAAAGAGCTGTTAGGTTCCGATCATAAAAAACTCAATTCCAAATTTCATCCCAAAGAATTTTGGGAAAAAATGTGGAAAGACATATTATCTGGCCGACCCTGGGAAGGGATCATTCGAAACCAATCCAAACAAGGAAATTTTTTCTGGTTACAAACTTATATCCACCCGTTGTACGATTCGAATGACAAAATCGAATCTTTTTTATCCATTCGGTTTGATATTACAGAAGAAGTAGAAGCCTTAGAAAACACAAACAGGATGCTTCATTTTACAGGGATTCAAAACAGTCGTCTACAGAATTTTGCATATATTGTTTCACACAATATCCGCCAGCACTCATCTAATTTTTCTTCTCTCATCGAACTACTCGAAGAGAATCCAAACGAAGAAGAAAGAAAAAATATAGTGAACATGTTGCACGCATCGTCAGAAAAACTGAACGAAACCATCACCCATTTAAATGATATTATTTCCATCAATCAGATGTTAAACAAACCAATGGAAGTTTGTGTGATTGAAGAGGAAGTGCAAAAAACTTTGAATATACTCAAAGGTTCCATCGAATCTAGAAATATTCAAATATTTTTGGAAATTGAAGAAAATTTAAAACTGAAGATCATTCCAGCCTATTTAGAAAGTATCGTCCTGAACCTGATATCAAATGCAATTAAGTATGTTAGATTAAAAGATGGAGCTTTCATTCGAATCTCCGCAAGGAAAGCGGAGGGACAAGTATTACTTCGTGTGGAAGACAATGGGCTTGGAATCAATTTAGAAAAACATGGAAATAAAATTTTCGGAATGTTTAAGACCTTTCACAAAAATGAAGACGCTAGGGGAATCGGACTTTTTATCACAAAATCCCAAGTGGAGGTCCTTGGCGGAACCATTACGGTAGAGAGCACTGAAGGAGAAGGCTCCACGTTCACCGTGTTCATTCCAGAAAATCCAAACCAAACCATCCATTTTTAA
- the sucC gene encoding ADP-forming succinate--CoA ligase subunit beta, with the protein MKVHEYQAKEILRRHNANVPFGKVIDTVGDFEKAYNEVVQKSPVVVVKAQIHAGGRGKGGGVKVAKTKDDAKAAAEKILGMQLITPQTGPEGKKVLKVYLEQGLEIAKEYYLSILLDRAIRKTIIMASTEGGMEIEEVAETHPEKIIKIQVDPGIGIQGSQVRELAFALGIPAEAQKSFTALVNSVYNAYIKEDAALLEINPLILTKQNEIIAGDCKMDLDENALYRHADNEALRDITEEDPYEVKAKEYNLNYVKLDGNIGCMVNGAGLAMATMDIVKLAGAEPANFLDVGGGANPTTVENGFRLILSDPNVKGIFVNVFGGIVRCDRVAVGIIEATKKVNVSVPVVVRLKGTNAEEGKKILNESGMNIVGVEGLRDAADKIVSLIKK; encoded by the coding sequence ATGAAAGTCCACGAATACCAGGCCAAAGAAATCCTACGTAGACACAATGCCAACGTTCCCTTCGGAAAGGTCATCGACACAGTCGGTGATTTCGAAAAGGCATATAACGAAGTTGTCCAAAAATCACCCGTAGTGGTGGTGAAAGCCCAAATCCACGCAGGTGGACGAGGAAAAGGTGGTGGAGTCAAAGTCGCAAAGACAAAAGATGACGCCAAAGCTGCTGCAGAGAAAATTCTCGGAATGCAACTCATCACCCCTCAGACCGGCCCAGAAGGAAAAAAAGTTCTCAAAGTGTATTTGGAACAAGGTCTTGAAATTGCAAAGGAATACTACTTATCGATCCTTCTCGATCGTGCCATCCGTAAAACCATCATCATGGCTTCTACAGAAGGTGGAATGGAAATCGAAGAAGTAGCAGAAACTCACCCAGAAAAAATCATTAAAATCCAAGTTGATCCGGGCATCGGAATCCAAGGTTCACAAGTGCGAGAACTCGCCTTTGCTTTAGGAATCCCTGCAGAGGCACAAAAATCTTTTACTGCTCTTGTGAATTCAGTATACAACGCATACATCAAAGAAGATGCGGCTCTACTCGAAATCAACCCTCTCATCCTTACAAAACAAAATGAAATCATTGCAGGTGACTGTAAGATGGATTTGGATGAAAACGCACTTTACCGCCATGCAGACAACGAAGCTCTTCGTGATATCACGGAAGAAGATCCGTATGAAGTAAAAGCAAAAGAATACAACCTCAACTACGTAAAGTTAGATGGAAATATTGGTTGTATGGTAAACGGTGCCGGTCTTGCCATGGCAACGATGGACATCGTTAAGTTAGCTGGTGCAGAACCTGCAAACTTTTTGGATGTTGGAGGTGGAGCAAACCCTACTACCGTAGAAAATGGTTTTCGACTCATCCTTTCTGATCCAAACGTAAAAGGAATTTTTGTAAACGTATTTGGTGGGATCGTTCGTTGCGACCGTGTTGCTGTTGGTATTATCGAAGCAACAAAAAAGGTAAACGTTTCTGTTCCTGTAGTGGTTCGATTGAAAGGAACCAATGCAGAAGAAGGGAAAAAAATCCTAAACGAATCCGGTATGAACATTGTGGGAGTAGAAGGACTCCGTGACGCGGCAGACAAAATTGTCTCCCTAATCAAAAAATAG
- the sucD gene encoding succinate--CoA ligase subunit alpha, with the protein MAVLVDENTRVVVQGITGKEGSFHATQMLEYGTKVVAGVTPGKGGQIWTSEFGKTAPVRNTIKNAMKEDGANAAVIFVPPPFAADAILEGIFAEIPLVVCITEGIPTHDMLKVYSVLRNSKTKLVGPNCPGVINPRYNVKMGIMPGFIHTPGNIGIVSRSGTLTYESVASLTAAGLGQSTCIGIGGDPVPGMNHVEAVRLLNEDPDTEGIVMIGEIGGTSEEEAAAYIKAHVKKPVVGFIAGQTAPPGKRMGHAGAIISGGMGTATSKIAAMKDAGVSICAHIGEVGDKMKQALKK; encoded by the coding sequence ATGGCTGTATTAGTTGATGAAAATACAAGAGTAGTCGTCCAAGGGATCACCGGTAAGGAAGGATCCTTTCATGCGACTCAAATGTTGGAATATGGTACAAAGGTAGTTGCGGGAGTGACTCCAGGCAAAGGTGGCCAAATCTGGACTTCTGAGTTTGGAAAAACGGCTCCAGTTCGTAACACCATCAAAAATGCAATGAAAGAAGACGGTGCAAACGCTGCCGTAATCTTTGTTCCGCCTCCATTTGCTGCGGATGCAATTTTAGAAGGTATATTTGCTGAGATCCCTCTTGTGGTTTGTATCACAGAAGGAATCCCAACTCACGACATGTTAAAAGTGTATAGTGTGTTACGTAATTCCAAAACAAAACTTGTGGGACCAAACTGCCCAGGAGTCATTAACCCTCGTTACAATGTAAAGATGGGAATTATGCCAGGTTTTATCCACACTCCAGGAAACATTGGAATCGTTTCTCGTTCTGGAACTTTGACTTATGAATCCGTTGCTTCCCTTACAGCAGCAGGTCTTGGCCAATCGACTTGTATCGGAATCGGGGGAGACCCAGTTCCTGGGATGAACCACGTAGAAGCAGTTCGTCTTTTGAATGAAGATCCGGATACAGAAGGCATTGTGATGATTGGTGAGATTGGTGGAACTTCCGAAGAAGAAGCTGCCGCTTACATCAAAGCTCATGTCAAAAAACCAGTGGTTGGTTTTATCGCCGGCCAAACAGCTCCTCCAGGAAAACGTATGGGCCATGCCGGTGCGATCATTTCTGGTGGAATGGGAACTGCCACTTCAAAAATTGCAGCAATGAAAGACGCTGGTGTCAGCATCTGTGCTCATATTGGTGAAGTTGGCGATAAAATGAAACAAGCCCTTAAAAAATAA
- a CDS encoding TolC family protein, which translates to MEQRSWVSSTLILLVSVSLLAAESGDKGFTLSLQDAVKYAIENNREVMQARLELAKADSNLMKFESKYSWRALSKAELDQKKFPFNQNNIFTGTKTQTTTYSAGLEKLFTTGTYFKLEAKSQRFDSNAFEDPNKTPAGFGSLGLPPLYTDTLSVTIAQDLLKNAFGANERNMEKILENQTEIMREQMEDQVASKVVATLVDYWNFSVKDSGYQTFEQLLKNTKNVRDLTIRKQGLGLSESFEVNQWNALLSQVEGQMAQASAEKEEARRKLIRSLNLPEDTIFQKTTPLSEALPSKLDYQADIEYAYKHRADFKAIVRKKENAELSMRTAKNEALPSLKAAGTYGYQAQNTISPQNNYSDKGAGVFSYQYPVMQGSLDLSYPIMDKGVKAGIRDAEIQKRQVSLEEADLTKAVSDDVKTRIDILKASFQVMENAKRTEEESKKYYNGVLRSFQQGRFNALAVKNALDTLVQDQLSLVRAKVDYNINLHRYYVAKNALFEEYGVDRSKLLPENL; encoded by the coding sequence ATGGAACAACGTTCATGGGTTTCAAGTACATTGATTCTCCTCGTTTCTGTAAGCCTTTTGGCTGCGGAATCTGGAGATAAGGGATTTACACTTAGCTTACAAGACGCAGTCAAGTATGCCATTGAAAACAACCGCGAGGTCATGCAGGCCCGTTTGGAATTGGCCAAGGCCGATTCAAACTTGATGAAGTTTGAATCAAAATATTCTTGGCGAGCCCTTTCCAAGGCAGAATTGGATCAGAAAAAATTCCCATTCAACCAAAACAATATTTTTACGGGAACCAAAACCCAAACCACTACTTATAGTGCCGGATTAGAAAAACTTTTTACAACAGGAACTTACTTCAAACTGGAAGCAAAGTCCCAACGATTTGACTCAAACGCTTTTGAAGATCCAAATAAAACTCCTGCGGGATTTGGATCCCTTGGACTTCCTCCATTATATACGGATACCCTTTCTGTGACCATTGCACAAGATTTGTTAAAAAATGCTTTTGGTGCCAATGAAAGGAACATGGAAAAAATCCTGGAAAACCAAACAGAGATCATGCGCGAGCAAATGGAAGACCAAGTGGCAAGCAAAGTGGTTGCTACCCTTGTGGACTATTGGAATTTTTCTGTTAAGGATTCCGGATACCAAACCTTCGAACAACTTTTAAAAAATACTAAGAACGTAAGAGACCTAACCATTCGAAAACAAGGCCTTGGACTTTCTGAAAGTTTTGAAGTCAACCAATGGAATGCCCTCCTCTCTCAAGTGGAAGGACAGATGGCACAGGCATCGGCTGAAAAAGAAGAAGCAAGAAGAAAACTGATTCGTTCCCTGAACCTTCCCGAAGACACAATCTTTCAAAAAACAACTCCGCTTTCGGAAGCTCTTCCTTCTAAACTGGATTACCAAGCCGACATCGAATATGCATACAAACATAGAGCTGATTTTAAAGCCATTGTTCGTAAAAAAGAAAATGCTGAACTTTCTATGAGAACTGCTAAAAATGAGGCTCTACCTTCTTTGAAAGCCGCTGGCACTTACGGATACCAAGCACAAAATACAATCAGTCCTCAGAACAATTATTCTGATAAAGGAGCTGGTGTATTTTCTTACCAATACCCAGTGATGCAAGGTTCGCTTGATCTTTCTTATCCGATCATGGACAAAGGGGTGAAAGCTGGAATTCGTGATGCAGAAATTCAAAAACGCCAAGTTTCTTTGGAAGAGGCAGATCTTACCAAAGCAGTTTCTGATGACGTCAAAACAAGAATCGATATCCTAAAAGCATCATTCCAAGTGATGGAAAATGCAAAACGGACAGAAGAAGAATCTAAAAAATACTACAATGGCGTTTTACGTTCTTTCCAACAAGGAAGGTTCAATGCACTTGCTGTCAAAAATGCCTTAGATACTTTGGTCCAAGACCAATTGTCACTAGTTCGAGCAAAAGTAGACTACAACATCAATTTACACAGATACTATGTTGCAAAGAATGCTTTATTTGAAGAATACGGAGTGGACAGATCCAAACTCCTACCTGAAAATCTATAA
- a CDS encoding FmdB family zinc ribbon protein, with protein MATYDYHCNTCGKDFEHVQSMKDDALTECLCGKKGSVERRISASAGIIFKGSGFYVTDYKKDSSTPTSGNSGSGTT; from the coding sequence ATGGCTACCTACGATTACCATTGTAATACATGCGGAAAGGACTTCGAACATGTCCAATCAATGAAAGATGATGCTCTCACAGAATGTCTCTGTGGAAAAAAAGGATCGGTAGAACGTCGCATTTCTGCGAGCGCCGGAATCATCTTCAAAGGTTCTGGGTTTTACGTAACCGATTATAAAAAAGACAGTTCCACTCCTACTTCCGGTAATTCCGGTTCAGGAACTACTTAA
- a CDS encoding LpxI family protein, with protein sequence MAQKGRLAIIAGGGELPHIGMSEALAAGEDPLFLGLIESDFSPREHSARTIPVHITQVGKILKTIQKEKITRILMLGKVRKDLLFQKLKFDLKALAILAKTINRNDYPIFLAIADEFEAMGVKVISQKIYLKSLLLPEGRYTPKKFGSQELKDIDFGMFYAEKMADLDIGQMVVVCDESVIAVEAVEGTDETIKRGGLYTKKKGDAVVCKSPKAKQDDRFDLPTIGIHTFQMMLESGCKTLCIREGETLVVDPKDAIEFATKHKLNFCVIGKSGSKVLNGKQKKVP encoded by the coding sequence TTGGCACAGAAAGGCCGATTAGCCATTATTGCTGGTGGTGGGGAACTTCCCCATATTGGAATGTCCGAAGCTTTGGCAGCAGGGGAAGATCCCCTGTTTCTTGGGCTCATCGAGTCTGATTTTTCGCCGAGAGAACACAGTGCCCGTACGATCCCAGTCCATATCACCCAAGTAGGCAAAATTCTCAAAACCATTCAAAAGGAAAAGATCACAAGAATTTTAATGCTTGGTAAGGTGCGAAAAGACCTACTCTTTCAAAAGTTAAAATTCGACCTAAAGGCCCTTGCTATCCTTGCAAAAACCATCAACAGAAATGACTATCCCATCTTTTTAGCCATTGCCGATGAGTTTGAGGCCATGGGAGTCAAGGTGATCTCTCAAAAGATCTATCTAAAATCATTACTCCTTCCGGAAGGAAGATACACTCCTAAAAAGTTTGGATCCCAAGAACTAAAAGACATCGACTTTGGGATGTTCTACGCCGAAAAAATGGCCGATTTAGACATTGGGCAAATGGTTGTGGTTTGTGACGAATCGGTAATCGCAGTGGAAGCTGTGGAAGGGACCGATGAAACCATCAAACGAGGTGGTTTGTATACCAAAAAGAAAGGAGATGCTGTTGTTTGCAAAAGCCCAAAAGCCAAACAAGACGACCGCTTCGACTTACCCACCATTGGGATCCATACCTTTCAAATGATGCTCGAAAGTGGTTGTAAAACACTATGCATTCGCGAAGGAGAAACCTTAGTTGTGGATCCAAAAGATGCAATTGAATTTGCCACCAAACATAAATTAAACTTTTGTGTGATAGGAAAAAGCGGTAGTAAGGTTCTCAATGGTAAACAAAAAAAAGTCCCATAG
- the lpxB gene encoding lipid-A-disaccharide synthase, whose translation MVNKKKSHSIQSDKNILVIAGEHSGDLLGADLLQELSILEPEYKFYGIGGEGMIHQGLDSMEELEQLSVIGFSEALKKYSFLKKIFYRVLEETNHRPTKLAILIDYPGFNLRLAKELKQRGIPTVFYVSPQIWAWKFNRIYFIKEQIALMLTLFRFEEEIYTEYGVNAKFVGHPITKRIPEKLKKEPVITEKLPDPHHGYTVGLLPGSRKGEIRRLIDPILGTAALLHEHCKLEKKKVVFLLPNINAKEESFILEKIESLKQIHPDIQIHYLWNASLRVMETSDLLLIASGTATLEGLYFETPMVILYKVSLFTYLLGSLLMRSKFIGLANILSGEEVCREITQNECQPKYIFEEAWKILSNTKLRNKIKGILRDAKERELGTTNASKKAAKEIQSLLRSLSN comes from the coding sequence ATGGTAAACAAAAAAAAGTCCCATAGTATCCAATCAGACAAAAACATCTTAGTCATTGCCGGGGAACATTCTGGCGATTTGCTCGGAGCTGACCTATTACAAGAATTGTCCATTCTAGAACCAGAATACAAGTTCTATGGAATTGGTGGAGAAGGAATGATCCACCAAGGTCTAGATTCTATGGAAGAATTAGAACAACTCAGTGTGATTGGTTTTTCCGAAGCCTTAAAAAAATACAGTTTTTTGAAAAAAATATTTTATCGTGTTTTAGAAGAAACCAATCATAGGCCAACCAAACTTGCTATTTTAATTGATTACCCTGGCTTTAACTTACGTTTGGCGAAGGAATTAAAGCAGAGAGGAATCCCAACTGTTTTCTATGTATCACCGCAAATTTGGGCATGGAAGTTCAACCGTATCTATTTTATCAAAGAACAAATTGCGCTGATGCTCACCCTCTTCCGATTTGAAGAAGAGATTTATACGGAATACGGAGTGAATGCTAAGTTTGTGGGTCACCCCATCACCAAACGAATTCCTGAAAAATTAAAAAAAGAACCGGTGATCACAGAGAAACTTCCCGACCCCCACCATGGGTATACAGTAGGTCTCCTACCTGGTTCGAGGAAAGGTGAAATTCGAAGGTTGATCGACCCCATTCTCGGAACTGCTGCCCTCCTCCACGAACATTGCAAACTGGAAAAAAAGAAAGTGGTATTCCTTCTGCCCAACATCAATGCAAAAGAAGAATCCTTTATTTTAGAAAAAATTGAGTCCTTAAAACAAATCCATCCTGACATCCAAATTCATTATTTGTGGAATGCCTCCTTACGGGTGATGGAGACCAGTGATCTTCTTCTCATTGCGTCTGGTACGGCAACTCTAGAAGGACTTTATTTTGAAACACCCATGGTCATTCTTTATAAGGTGAGTTTGTTTACTTATCTTTTAGGATCCCTTCTCATGAGATCCAAGTTCATTGGCCTTGCAAATATCCTTTCGGGTGAGGAAGTTTGCCGCGAGATTACCCAAAACGAATGCCAGCCAAAGTATATTTTTGAGGAAGCTTGGAAAATTCTTTCCAATACAAAACTCAGAAATAAAATCAAAGGGATTCTTCGGGATGCAAAAGAAAGAGAACTGGGAACCACCAATGCTTCCAAAAAGGCAGCAAAGGAAATCCAATCACTCCTTCGCAGTCTTTCGAATTAA